From the Paenibacillus tianjinensis genome, the window AAAGCATCAACCGGCAGCTCCAGCATTGCCTCCAGTGCATCGCCTTCCTTGTCGATCAATACCGCCCCCAGGACAGCAGCTTCAGCTTCCGGGTTCTGCGGCATTTTAATGCTGGATATTAAGCCTTGCATAAAGCGCCTCCTTCATACCTGGAGGCGGCGGAACTGCCTTTGATCGGGCATCTGCCATTTTGTGCACCAGATCTTCAGTTTGCCGGCGCATTCGCTCGCGCTCCAACTGCTCCCCCAATCGGCCCCGGATCTGCGATATCTTTGGCGGGAAGTCACTGGTCATGATGTGCTGGCGAATATTGGACACCGCGACATCATAGGGAATGTCCTTAAGCATATCCAGGTCTTCCTCCACCGCCTGCAGGCTGGCGTCAAAGTTGCTATAGCGCTTCTTGATTGTCTTATACAGCTTAGCGACTTCCAGCTTGTTCACGGGCTTCCTCCTCTCTGATCCAGCGGTCCAGATCATCAATCTCTTGCTGCTGCTTCGTTATGCGCTGCGGGCTAGGACTCCCAATGGCGACAGGTACGTGCGGCACCGCAACTGTTATGGGCTCTTCCTGCTGCAACTTCGTCCACTCGTCATAGCAGCGAGGGACGCAGTAAGTAATGCTCCGAATCTCATCACGCTTATGCTTCGGCTTGTAGCTATCAAAGGATTCGTCTACTACTCGGTTGACAAGGTCAACCGGCAGGCCATCGACAACCATCTGCCTGATCTCACTGAAGTCTGAAGGGGAAACACTGAACCCCTTACCTCGTCTCTGGCAGAAGTGTTTTTCGATTTGAGAGACTTGGTTCAAAATGTGTTCTTCGTCAGAAGCAGAAGAAGAAGCATTATATATCTCTGTAATATCTTTATTAGATCGGCAGTTTTCTGCCGCGAGATCGGCAATATTCTGCCGATCACTACTATCCAGAGTGGCAATATTCTGCCGATCTCCTTCAAGTGATTGGAAGTTTTCTGCCGATCTGTTTTGATATTTTTTAGAGTTTCTAACACTGAAAATAAGGCCATATGGTGCTCTTGTGACTCGGATGTAACCATGATCTTCAAGTGTCTTTATCCAAGAGCGGATGGTACGATTACTGACTTCAAAGGTCTCTTCAAGCTCATTGATTCGGATAGGCTTATTCCCAAGGACGATGCCCCAGACAGTTCCGTCTTTTTCCTTCTCCGCTGTCGTGGAGCTTATACACCACAGGAAAAGCCATATCGCTGTGCCTATTTGTTTGTAATGTCGCGGCTCCAAAAGCCCTGAGTATGTTGGAAAAGGGTAACTGCCTTCGGGCATTAAATCATCCCCTAAGAATCTTCATTTCTGTTTTTATCTCTATAGTCCTGAATATAAATGTGCGGGTACTTCGCCCGGACCACTGTAAAGCCAGGGTGACCGCGAGCAAAGTGTGCTTTGACTGCCTCCTTGAAAGCGTCCGGATTGGAGGATCGCAATTGCCATACATGCTCTGCAATCATGCTCTTCCAAATCCGCTCTCCCAGCGGCCCGTTCATCGATCTGCTACCCGCACTAGGGCGCCGGTGGTCTCCTGTATCTCCTGCTTAAAGCGCTCAGCGTCGCTGTTGCCGTCAGATAAATGCAGCAGCCAGATCTCCTCGACATTCCGGGTATCATTGGCTTTCAACATTTCCTTCACGTTCTCCAGAGAGAAGTGTGAGCGCATCAACCGCTTCTTCTGTGCTGGGTGCAAGTGGCCAGCAGCCACACGCTCATTAACGATATCCCGGGAGTAATTGCACTCCACCATGATGTGAGTCAGGCCGCTGAAGCGATGACGGCAGTAGTAGGTGTCTGTAAGAAAGACCAGCTTATCTCCCGCTGTATTCGCCAGCAGGAAGCCCAGCGGCTCCTCTACATCGTGCTGAATATCGAAGGGCAGAATCGTCCAGGTACCAATCGTGAACTGCTCCAACGCTTTGATCACCTTCAAGCGATGGCCTGACAGCCCTCTGGCAGCCGCAGTCCCTGCACTGGTGTAAATGTTGATGCCTGCTCTCATAATGTCAGGAGCAGCCTTGCTATGATCCAGATGCTCGTGTGTGATGAGGCATCCGGCAATGTCCGACATCCCGAAGTTAAGTGCCCGCTGGATCGACTTATAAGGAAAACCGGCTTCCAGCAGGAGCGCGGTGAGACCGTCCGATATTCGGTAGGCATTACCGGCGCTGCTGGAGCCGAGGCATTGGATGTCGATCATGGGCTAAAAGAGTACTTCATCGTTCGATTCAATCTGAGGGTCATCACCAGAAATATCTTCATCCCCCGGTGGAGACTTAGATTCTGATGTACTAGTGTACGTCTCCTCTTTTAATGGCTGAGTTGCAGTTGAATCAGGAATATCAATAAGCTCGGTATTGGCGTTCTCATTGATCTCCCGGCGAACCTCTGCATAATCTGGATCAATGACATCATCGTGCAGCATCTCGACAAACGCACTTCCGAAGTCTTTAGGGATTTTCTTGACGATGTTATTCCGCATCTTACGGATCAGCATGGATTCACGGCTTTGGTACTCACTCCATGCCGGGCTGATATATTGCTGCAGGTCTGGTTCATCTAAAGCACCGAGCCCCAACTCCTTGGCTCGTTTAAGTACCTCAGATTTCTTCACTGCGATCTGTTTCTTCTGATCCGTAGTAGCTTTGAAACGGTCCTGACATACGCCGAAAGTCTCATTCATCATATTGTTGTTCATATGAGCGATCAGGTTTTTTACAACGTCAGCACGCTCGGAGATGTAATAATGCAGAGTCTTGTCGGTATGAAGGATTGGATATACAATTCGGATAACTTCACCTTGTCCTGTAGGAGACCACTCTGGCGGCTCATATTCGACACCGCGGAATTTCGGATAAACGAACTGATCGTGTTCCCGGACAAGCCAGTAAGGGTAAACCTTCGATACATTCCGCCCAAAGTTGGCAAGGATAGCATCGTTACCATCACCCTCAATACCCATTTCGATTTGCTTTTTCCATATATCTTTATCTCCGACCTTGATTTTGACATTCCGGAGTTGAAAGAACACTTCCTTGGGACTGGCTGATGCATTCAGCTTTAAGGATGCTACTCGCAGCAGAATTTCAGTGATGTTATTTCGATCAAGCTGTTCGTCACTCCAGGTTATCCCTTTGCCATCAAGCACAGTGTTAATAGCGGAAATCGCATTGATCACACATTGTTTCGAATACTGATCCATGTTGACACCATTATTCATGAGCTGGCTTTCAATCATAGGAGCAAAGGTGTTCGTTATCTTCGCCAATCCTGTTTGGAACGGTTCGCCCATTTAAATCGCCTCCTGTATAGCTGCCGTCTCAATCCGCAGCTTCTTGTCTTTCTCACTAACAACCAGCCGGATCACCTGAGCATCCGTTCCGATCAACTTCGTCACGGCTTCTGCGTTGTCCACGAAGATCGG encodes:
- a CDS encoding DeoR/GlpR family DNA-binding transcription regulator; the protein is MPEGSYPFPTYSGLLEPRHYKQIGTAIWLFLWCISSTTAEKEKDGTVWGIVLGNKPIRINELEETFEVSNRTIRSWIKTLEDHGYIRVTRAPYGLIFSVRNSKKYQNRSAENFQSLEGDRQNIATLDSSDRQNIADLAAENCRSNKDITEIYNASSSASDEEHILNQVSQIEKHFCQRRGKGFSVSPSDFSEIRQMVVDGLPVDLVNRVVDESFDSYKPKHKRDEIRSITYCVPRCYDEWTKLQQEEPITVAVPHVPVAIGSPSPQRITKQQQEIDDLDRWIREEEAREQAGSR
- a CDS encoding MBL fold metallo-hydrolase, which translates into the protein MIDIQCLGSSSAGNAYRISDGLTALLLEAGFPYKSIQRALNFGMSDIAGCLITHEHLDHSKAAPDIMRAGINIYTSAGTAAARGLSGHRLKVIKALEQFTIGTWTILPFDIQHDVEEPLGFLLANTAGDKLVFLTDTYYCRHRFSGLTHIMVECNYSRDIVNERVAAGHLHPAQKKRLMRSHFSLENVKEMLKANDTRNVEEIWLLHLSDGNSDAERFKQEIQETTGALVRVADR